The Bacteroidota bacterium genome contains a region encoding:
- a CDS encoding aldolase/citrate lyase family protein, whose product MIVTTGNKGEKVRSDCFVTLELTDRGGREVTLTSKVGVLYGQSIIALAGTILEYFDIQHAHLQIEDTGALPFVLAARIEAAIKLLLKTDKEYLQELIPENRYKTEKEKYRFTRLYLPGNTPSLMINAGIHKPDGIILDLEDAVAPDKKHEARYMVRNALRQVDFYGAERMVRINQVPKGLDDLGFIVPHNVNLVLVPKCESADQIHQVNTRIEQIKKAHGLASHVWLMPIIESARGVIKAFEIASAAENIVSLAIGLEDYTADLGTKRTAEGTESFFARSMVVNAARAAGIQPIDSVFSDVGDMEGLKQNVLRSKALSFDGMGCIHPRQIRVIYENFAPDPDETEKAKKIVRAFEEATAKGLGVVSLGTKMIDPPVVKRALKTIDMAVNMGKISKNWREEDNEQKI is encoded by the coding sequence ATGATAGTCACCACCGGAAACAAAGGCGAAAAGGTGCGGTCGGATTGCTTTGTCACACTTGAACTGACCGACAGGGGAGGCCGTGAAGTCACTCTCACCAGCAAGGTCGGTGTCCTGTATGGACAATCCATTATCGCACTGGCCGGCACAATACTGGAATATTTCGACATTCAGCATGCCCATTTACAGATCGAAGATACCGGCGCACTGCCATTTGTCTTGGCGGCACGCATAGAAGCTGCCATAAAGCTGCTGCTGAAAACCGACAAGGAATACCTCCAGGAGCTCATCCCGGAAAACCGGTACAAGACAGAGAAGGAGAAGTATCGCTTTACGCGGTTGTACCTTCCGGGTAACACACCCAGCCTGATGATCAATGCCGGGATACATAAGCCTGACGGAATCATCCTCGACCTGGAAGATGCCGTGGCGCCCGATAAGAAACATGAAGCCCGCTATATGGTGAGGAATGCCTTGCGTCAGGTGGATTTCTATGGCGCCGAACGGATGGTGCGCATCAACCAGGTGCCCAAAGGGCTGGATGACCTCGGTTTCATCGTGCCGCATAATGTTAACCTGGTCCTCGTGCCGAAATGTGAAAGCGCCGACCAGATACACCAGGTCAACACACGCATTGAGCAAATCAAAAAAGCCCATGGTTTGGCGTCTCATGTGTGGCTGATGCCGATCATCGAGAGTGCCAGGGGAGTCATCAAAGCTTTTGAGATCGCATCAGCAGCGGAAAATATCGTGTCGCTGGCCATTGGATTAGAGGATTATACTGCCGATCTGGGAACTAAAAGAACCGCAGAGGGCACTGAGTCATTCTTTGCCCGCAGCATGGTTGTCAATGCAGCCAGGGCAGCGGGCATACAGCCCATTGATTCCGTCTTCTCCGACGTCGGCGACATGGAAGGACTGAAACAGAATGTGTTACGGTCTAAAGCCCTTAGCTTCGACGGCATGGGATGTATTCACCCACGACAAATCAGGGTCATATACGAGAATTTTGCTCCTGACCCTGATGAGACAGAAAAAGCCAAAAAAATCGTCAGGGCATTTGAGGAGGCCACGGCAAAAGGCCTCGGTGTCGTATCGCTGGGAACCAAGATGATCGACCCGCCGGTGGTCAAACGCGCTCTCAAAACCATTGACATGGCCGTTAACATGGGTAAAATATCTAAAAACTGGAGGGAAGAGGATAATGAACAAAAAATATGA
- a CDS encoding citrate lyase subunit alpha (citrate-ACP transferase, the alpha subunit catalyzes the formation of (3S)-citryl-CoA from acetyl-CoA and citrate) gives MNKKYDKLVKNAAGRIVPTIINGREQVPFMGVGKYKPIGRKYGPPIATCADYPSDGNKLVPDLKETLIRSGLRDGMTISTHHHFRDGDLIANQIFDIAAELGVKDLVWFPSASFPCHQPIIRHLESGVINRIEGSMNGPLGKFCSEGKMKGLGVLRSHGGRYQAVQDGEVVIDIAVIAAPTADPFGDANGVNGPAACGLLGFALADSQYAHKVIVVTDNLVPFPCIPWQIHGNYVDYVVKVDKVGISEKIVSGTTQITKSPDRLLIAELTAKFCDLAGIVRDGFSFQAGAGGTALSIGIYFADILRQRKIKARFMRGGSNKYLVQMLEEGLGEFILDGQTFDLEGVRSMRDNPNHVNTSPFTSYNYHGKGNFASMVDVVILGATEVDVNFNANVVTHSDGYLLHGIGGWQNCLFSKCTILPIPLFRDRIPVIRDEVTTLCGPGELIDVIVTERGIAINPLRQDLIHKVKGSDLPLKTIEELKHEAEKICGPPSKPELDDEIVAAIKWVDGTVIDAVRKVKG, from the coding sequence ATGAACAAAAAATATGATAAACTGGTAAAAAATGCGGCAGGACGTATAGTGCCGACCATCATCAACGGCAGGGAACAGGTTCCTTTCATGGGTGTGGGAAAATACAAGCCCATTGGCCGGAAGTACGGGCCACCCATAGCCACTTGCGCCGATTATCCCTCCGATGGCAACAAGCTGGTGCCCGACCTGAAGGAAACCCTCATCAGAAGCGGCTTAAGGGATGGCATGACCATCTCCACGCATCACCATTTCAGGGATGGCGATCTCATCGCCAACCAGATCTTCGACATTGCCGCCGAGCTGGGTGTCAAAGACCTGGTGTGGTTCCCGTCGGCTTCTTTTCCCTGCCATCAACCTATCATCAGGCATCTTGAAAGCGGTGTGATCAACCGCATCGAAGGCAGCATGAACGGCCCCTTGGGTAAGTTCTGCTCCGAAGGCAAGATGAAAGGGCTCGGCGTGTTGCGTTCACATGGCGGAAGATACCAGGCTGTGCAGGATGGCGAGGTGGTCATTGACATTGCGGTTATTGCCGCGCCGACAGCCGATCCCTTTGGCGATGCCAACGGCGTCAATGGTCCTGCAGCATGCGGACTGCTGGGCTTTGCCCTCGCCGACTCACAGTATGCCCACAAGGTCATTGTCGTCACCGATAATCTCGTCCCATTCCCATGCATACCCTGGCAGATACATGGTAACTATGTGGATTATGTGGTGAAGGTGGATAAAGTGGGCATATCTGAAAAGATTGTCTCAGGCACCACACAGATAACTAAAAGCCCTGACCGCCTCTTAATTGCCGAGTTGACGGCAAAATTCTGCGACCTGGCAGGAATTGTGAGAGACGGTTTTTCTTTCCAGGCCGGCGCCGGAGGAACGGCCTTGTCGATAGGTATCTATTTTGCCGATATCTTACGGCAACGTAAGATAAAAGCCCGTTTCATGCGTGGCGGAAGCAATAAATATCTTGTTCAGATGCTCGAAGAAGGCCTCGGCGAATTCATCCTCGACGGGCAGACCTTTGACCTGGAGGGCGTACGCTCCATGCGCGACAACCCTAACCACGTGAACACCAGCCCCTTCACCAGCTATAACTACCATGGCAAAGGGAATTTTGCCAGCATGGTCGACGTTGTCATCCTCGGTGCCACAGAAGTGGATGTGAATTTCAATGCTAATGTTGTCACACATTCCGATGGTTACCTTCTTCATGGGATAGGAGGGTGGCAGAACTGCCTGTTCTCGAAGTGCACGATACTTCCGATACCGTTATTCAGGGACAGGATACCGGTCATCAGGGATGAAGTGACCACCCTGTGCGGGCCGGGAGAATTGATAGATGTCATAGTGACCGAACGCGGTATTGCCATCAATCCATTGCGTCAGGATCTCATCCATAAAGTGAAAGGCAGCGATCTTCCGCTGAAGACCATCGAAGAGCTGAAACATGAGGCTGAAAAGATCTGCGGGCCTCCTTCAAAACCCGAGCTCGACGACGAAATCGTTGCTGCAATCAAATGGGTGGATGGTACGGTGATTGATGCGGTGCGGAAGGTGAAGGGATGA
- a CDS encoding LytTR family DNA-binding domain-containing protein has translation MIINCIVVDDEQLARKLLEGYIQRIPSLKLVKSCKNAIEAMECVQDHDIDLIFLDIQMPELTGIGFLQTIFRKPVVIFTTAYKEYAIQGYQLDVVDYLLKPFTFERFLQGVNKAVELIKVKSLSNNTLVKEPNEAGTENKDYIALKADYRIYRVPYDKIIYVEGAREYVIFYTEERKIMVLESLRHLEEILPSSHFLRIHKSYIINKKKVKALYGNQVEIADKQIPIGKSYLEISKNSLF, from the coding sequence ATGATAATTAATTGTATAGTGGTCGATGATGAACAATTGGCCCGGAAATTATTGGAAGGATATATCCAGCGCATACCGAGCCTCAAATTGGTGAAATCATGTAAGAATGCCATTGAAGCCATGGAATGTGTTCAGGATCACGATATCGATCTGATATTTCTGGATATTCAGATGCCGGAACTTACAGGGATAGGATTTTTACAGACGATTTTCCGGAAACCGGTTGTGATTTTTACTACAGCCTATAAAGAATACGCCATTCAGGGTTATCAATTGGATGTTGTTGATTATCTGCTTAAACCGTTTACTTTTGAGCGGTTCCTGCAAGGAGTAAATAAAGCAGTGGAACTGATCAAGGTGAAATCCTTATCAAATAACACTCTTGTAAAAGAGCCAAATGAAGCAGGTACGGAAAATAAAGATTATATTGCCTTAAAGGCTGACTACAGAATTTATAGAGTCCCTTATGATAAAATAATATACGTTGAAGGGGCAAGGGAATATGTCATTTTTTATACTGAAGAACGGAAAATTATGGTTCTGGAATCTTTACGACACCTGGAAGAAATACTACCTTCCTCTCACTTTTTACGGATCCATAAATCGTATATCATCAATAAGAAAAAAGTTAAGGCATTATATGGAAATCAGGTGGAAATAGCTGACAAACAAATTCCTATCGGCAAGAGCTATCTGGAAATATCAAAAAATTCGTTGTTTTAA
- a CDS encoding histidine kinase yields the protein MPHLLEKKKTWVYFISVTVLIILLVLILMEFERYVIERAFPRPFGMVGPERPPFENDLTIFNRMRMDMVYKRTIHEAFFIVITFFISTIYRTNTAGFKQEQKMLELHNQILKAESNLLKWQINPHFLFNTLNNIYSLSQFKSEKTPDAIQRLSDMLRYVIYECNEPYVKLEKELNYIKGYFELQLLKDEEIKKVNYVFNIDNPNLKIAPLLLITFVENSFKHSNYQDTLKGWIRVEAQTEGAVLHYIVENSIPEVKMITENTKGIGLENVKRRLNLIYPDRHFLIVEETSSSYKIVLKLILDDN from the coding sequence ATGCCCCATTTATTGGAAAAGAAAAAAACGTGGGTGTACTTTATATCAGTTACTGTACTGATTATCCTTTTAGTACTGATATTAATGGAATTTGAGAGATATGTCATCGAACGTGCTTTTCCACGCCCATTTGGAATGGTTGGACCCGAAAGACCCCCGTTTGAGAATGATTTGACCATCTTTAACCGGATGAGGATGGATATGGTATATAAAAGAACCATTCACGAGGCATTCTTTATTGTAATTACTTTTTTTATAAGTACCATCTATCGGACAAATACAGCCGGATTCAAACAGGAACAAAAAATGCTTGAGCTTCACAACCAGATACTTAAAGCAGAATCAAACCTGCTAAAATGGCAGATAAATCCGCATTTTCTTTTCAATACGCTGAATAATATTTATTCATTATCACAATTTAAATCCGAAAAAACTCCTGACGCCATTCAGCGGTTATCGGATATGCTGCGATATGTTATTTATGAATGCAATGAACCGTATGTTAAACTCGAGAAAGAGCTCAATTATATTAAAGGCTATTTCGAATTACAACTCCTTAAGGATGAGGAAATAAAAAAGGTAAATTATGTCTTTAATATTGATAATCCGAATTTAAAAATAGCACCCTTGTTGCTTATTACTTTTGTTGAGAATAGTTTTAAGCATAGTAACTACCAGGATACATTAAAGGGATGGATCAGGGTCGAAGCACAAACCGAAGGAGCTGTACTTCATTATATCGTCGAAAACAGCATCCCGGAAGTAAAAATGATAACGGAAAACACGAAAGGCATAGGATTGGAAAATGTGAAACGAAGATTAAATCTGATATATCCCGACAGGCATTTTTTAATTGTTGAAGAAACAAGTTCATCATACAAAATTGTACTAAAATTAATACTTGATGATAATTAA
- a CDS encoding TonB-dependent receptor — MALSRLNKKSLKMIKKCFIIFMVLSGQILSAHAQSLEEIKIDGTYYGNTLNQIFLDISFRYPVQFDYLSEDIPIDIVPGRNYSKKPLKEVMDDLLRLTTLEYIMVEDFIVIRKAGVKVDPEKWRYERKSVFRLTGVIKDKTSGESLPFANVIIKGTKNGTSTNGDGYFTLINVPSDTSVLEVYYVGYKQEEVKLSPRLLSKQLVIEMTPESTELKEIVIEGEREDLLEIPEKANIVSMTPREMSVLPSLGTADIFRTFQLLPGVSGSNESSSGLYVRGGSPDQNLILFDGFTVYHQEHLFGVFSAFNTNAIKDVQLYKGGFESKYGGRISSVMDIIGKTGNEKYFNIGADISMLDFNGFIEIPLHEKGSIFFAGRKSYKGYLYNKLFNTFANDNSTSPQQSTPPPMPSGMGFRGRAFENIEPLSYFYDLNFKATYRTTPKDILSLSFFKGQDNLDNSRDVNRSIPSINVKGGTTDMTKWGNWGSSFKWSHKWKEKFYTNSLISYSNYFSYRDRTSERTFTQNGVETVTKRGSVEDNNIRDFSLKIDNEYNVNEQNLIEAGLLYSFYNIDYTYEMNDTIHILDKHDNGNLAALYFQDKWSPLSKIYFLPGLRVSYFDMTGKLYLEPRVQFSYSPLKKVTLQCAWGNYYQFANRIIREDIMAGSRDFWILSDGGEIPVGQAIHYTLGAKYENKDYILNIEAYYKDLKNLSEYTLRFVPAQSSMEYDTFFYNGKGFARGIEFLLQKKYGLFSGWVGYTLGQVLYNFPIYGNGYFPASHDVTHEFKIIGSYKLKKWVFSGTWIYATGKPYTQPLGGYELTLPDGEVREYILTGVKNSERYPDYHRLDLSAKYAFTLGDMFIGDIGVSIFNLYNRKNVWYKEFEIDDTGMTETNVYLLGFTPNLSIALKIR, encoded by the coding sequence ATGGCATTATCACGGCTGAATAAGAAAAGCTTAAAAATGATTAAAAAATGTTTTATTATTTTTATGGTATTGTCGGGTCAGATTTTGTCAGCTCATGCCCAATCTTTGGAAGAAATAAAGATTGACGGCACGTATTATGGCAATACACTGAATCAAATCTTCTTGGATATTTCTTTTCGATATCCGGTTCAATTCGATTATTTGAGTGAAGATATTCCGATTGATATAGTCCCGGGCAGGAATTATAGTAAGAAACCTCTAAAAGAGGTCATGGATGATCTGTTAAGGCTGACAACGTTGGAATATATCATGGTTGAAGATTTTATCGTTATCCGTAAGGCTGGTGTAAAGGTGGATCCTGAAAAATGGAGGTATGAACGAAAATCGGTTTTTCGATTGACAGGCGTCATCAAAGATAAAACCAGCGGGGAGTCTCTTCCTTTTGCCAATGTCATCATAAAGGGTACAAAAAATGGTACATCCACCAACGGCGACGGATATTTCACTCTGATAAATGTTCCCTCTGATACATCTGTCCTGGAAGTATATTATGTCGGATACAAACAGGAAGAGGTTAAATTATCACCACGTCTATTAAGTAAGCAACTTGTCATTGAGATGACCCCTGAATCAACGGAACTGAAAGAGATCGTTATAGAAGGCGAACGGGAAGATCTGCTTGAAATACCTGAAAAAGCAAATATTGTATCGATGACGCCCAGGGAGATGTCGGTCCTGCCAAGTTTAGGTACAGCAGATATCTTCCGGACGTTTCAATTGCTGCCTGGTGTGAGCGGCAGTAACGAGTCATCATCGGGTTTGTATGTCAGAGGTGGAAGTCCTGACCAGAATCTCATATTATTTGACGGTTTTACAGTCTATCACCAGGAGCACTTATTTGGTGTCTTCAGCGCATTTAATACCAACGCTATCAAAGATGTTCAGCTCTATAAGGGAGGATTTGAGTCAAAATATGGAGGCAGAATATCGAGTGTTATGGATATCATAGGTAAGACCGGCAACGAGAAGTATTTCAATATAGGTGCTGATATCAGTATGCTTGATTTCAACGGTTTTATCGAAATACCGCTTCACGAAAAAGGTTCAATCTTTTTTGCCGGGCGAAAATCATACAAAGGGTATCTCTACAACAAACTCTTCAACACCTTTGCAAATGATAATTCAACCAGCCCCCAGCAGTCCACACCACCGCCTATGCCTTCAGGAATGGGATTTAGAGGAAGGGCCTTTGAAAACATTGAGCCGCTATCGTACTTTTATGACCTGAACTTTAAAGCTACATACCGGACAACCCCCAAAGATATCCTCTCACTGAGTTTTTTTAAAGGACAGGATAACCTTGATAACTCCAGGGATGTCAACCGTTCCATTCCCTCAATAAATGTTAAGGGTGGGACTACCGATATGACTAAATGGGGAAATTGGGGCAGCAGTTTCAAATGGTCGCATAAATGGAAGGAGAAATTTTATACAAACAGTCTGATCTCCTATTCGAATTATTTTAGCTATCGCGATAGGACATCAGAAAGAACTTTTACCCAAAATGGAGTTGAAACGGTCACTAAAAGAGGCTCGGTTGAAGATAATAACATCAGGGATTTTTCGCTGAAAATCGATAATGAGTACAATGTCAATGAACAGAACCTGATTGAAGCCGGGCTTCTATATTCCTTCTATAACATTGATTATACTTATGAAATGAACGACACCATCCATATCCTCGATAAGCATGATAATGGAAATCTGGCAGCCTTATATTTTCAGGATAAGTGGTCCCCACTGTCAAAGATCTATTTTCTTCCCGGCCTCAGGGTGTCATATTTTGATATGACCGGTAAGCTATACCTGGAACCACGTGTACAATTCAGCTATTCTCCTTTAAAGAAAGTCACACTACAGTGTGCCTGGGGTAACTATTACCAGTTTGCCAACAGGATTATCAGGGAAGATATTATGGCTGGCAGCAGGGATTTCTGGATTTTGTCAGACGGAGGGGAAATCCCTGTTGGACAAGCCATTCATTACACTCTTGGAGCAAAATATGAAAATAAGGATTATATTTTAAATATTGAAGCTTATTATAAGGATCTGAAAAACCTTTCGGAATACACGTTACGCTTCGTGCCTGCCCAGAGCAGCATGGAATATGATACTTTTTTTTATAATGGAAAAGGCTTTGCACGTGGAATCGAATTTCTTTTACAGAAAAAATATGGCCTGTTTTCAGGATGGGTGGGCTACACCCTGGGTCAGGTACTGTATAATTTTCCAATCTATGGGAATGGTTATTTCCCGGCATCTCATGATGTGACTCATGAATTCAAAATTATCGGATCATATAAACTAAAAAAATGGGTCTTTTCAGGAACCTGGATTTATGCCACAGGTAAACCCTACACACAACCTTTAGGAGGTTATGAATTGACCCTTCCTGACGGCGAGGTAAGAGAATATATTTTAACGGGTGTAAAGAACAGCGAACGTTATCCTGATTATCACCGACTTGATTTATCGGCTAAATATGCTTTTACTCTCGGTGACATGTTTATTGGGGATATTGGAGTTTCTATTTTTAACCTCTATAATCGAAAAAATGTATGGTATAAGGAGTTTGAAATTGATGACACCGGAATGACTGAAACAAACGTATATCTTCTTGGTTTTACTCCGAATCTATCTATTGCCTTGAAAATCAGATAA
- a CDS encoding DUF4249 family protein, with translation MKRTIVILFSAGFILGSISCETERMDSLDINDIPVVEAYLIPGKEVTISVSQPLPFSDDTNVYQEAISGLQIIISEDSETYLLSDSLEPGIYTYDNEDFLPEEGSSYSMYFAYRNDTIKASTIIPSKPDDFSISDNNIQMEKIEEGDFGFGFTDPIELTWSNPDGSNYFVFIEYLDSAKNLINLNFDTADVPRISNSPILTEAGYSLRPMEIYFFGVYRIVLFKVNQEYADLFEGSNQSSIELTNPNTNIEGGYGIFTGLNSDTLFLTVNESSSDQ, from the coding sequence ATGAAGAGAACAATCGTTATACTTTTTTCAGCCGGCTTTATTTTGGGATCAATCTCTTGTGAAACCGAAAGGATGGATAGCTTAGATATAAACGATATACCAGTTGTTGAAGCTTATCTGATACCTGGAAAGGAGGTTACAATTTCAGTCAGTCAACCTTTGCCTTTCTCTGACGATACGAATGTTTACCAGGAAGCAATTTCAGGATTGCAGATAATCATAAGTGAAGATAGTGAAACGTATCTTTTATCGGATTCGCTGGAGCCTGGAATCTATACTTATGATAATGAAGATTTTTTACCTGAAGAGGGTTCCTCATATTCAATGTATTTCGCATATCGCAATGATACTATTAAAGCCTCAACGATTATACCTTCCAAGCCTGATGACTTTTCAATATCCGACAACAATATTCAAATGGAAAAAATTGAGGAAGGTGATTTCGGATTTGGTTTCACTGATCCAATTGAATTAACCTGGAGCAATCCTGACGGGTCAAATTATTTTGTATTCATTGAATACCTTGACTCTGCAAAAAACCTCATTAATTTGAATTTCGACACTGCTGATGTACCCAGAATCTCTAATTCCCCAATTCTCACTGAAGCTGGTTACTCACTTAGGCCAATGGAAATTTACTTTTTTGGCGTCTATCGCATTGTGCTTTTTAAGGTTAACCAGGAGTATGCAGATTTATTTGAAGGGAGTAACCAAAGTTCAATTGAGCTCACCAATCCGAACACCAATATTGAGGGTGGATATGGCATTTTTACAGGATTAAATTCAGATACCTTGTTCCTAACGGTCAATGAATCATCATCCGATCAATAG
- a CDS encoding TonB-dependent receptor, producing the protein MWRLPLFFLGLLCSIHSFGQNVSLTGVVMDSTNREPLMGAHLILIHQFQSIQYAQTSNIEGSFNFKNIKSGNYWLTISYMGFNTYNHPLIVSNTPVNLGNIYLSKANINLDEVQVTDVVPMSVQKGDTLQFNARAFKTNPDAYAEDLIGKMPGMVVENGSVKAQGEEVKKVLVDGKKYFDEDPMIALKNIPAEVIDKIEVFDEHSEQNKLTGFDDGQSVRAINIVTDHSLRVSQFGEVYAGYGYPGKYSAGGNVNIFNNDKRISVIGLSNNINQQNFSMQDLLGVITNEGGMPGMGPGSGVGPPGGGDQGTPPGGPGLPGNNFIVSPQSGISKTQSIGLNYSDSLGRHINISTSYFFNYSDNHSNQKVNQQYFLSDGGDHYYKELNNSGSQNMNHRLNLRLEYVMDTLNTLIFSPRLYFQGNKSSSDIAGQSMNGTIVARSTKSYNTTDLTGYNLSGDLMYMHRSKKKGRTASINMRSGLNQKKGDDSQESYEFYTDGNIEYIDSLEQHADIYSDGSTISSRLVFTEPLNKNGLLQFNYSNSFTGNYSDQQTFIPDTLTRQFSLLDTALSNKFKKQYSSHSVGTGYLYRSKNLFVTAGFDYQYASLRSEQQFPEKYGLKQSFYSILPQARMNINFTSFQRLQLIYRSLASSPSIKQLQNVVNDENPLQLSVGNENLKQEIDHNILLRFTLKNITGSSILMLLVSADFTRNYIGNNTLIANKDTLIGKDFRLKKGTILIQPVNIDGYRDFRFFTTCGIPLKSLRCNLNLQASYGLTREPGIINGAENFSNNHSFAVNIMLSSNISQNLDFSFSSRSTVNNTVNSIQKELNEKYIKQNTMLQFYSMCWKGLVIQAQLSHEFYHGLSAGYDQNYFICNLSLGKKIFNNQRGEIRLSANDLFNQSKNLQRVVTDAYIEDIETEILQRYCMLTFTYNLRNYLVKSKD; encoded by the coding sequence ATGTGGAGGTTACCTCTTTTTTTTCTCGGATTGTTATGTTCAATTCATTCATTTGGCCAGAATGTTTCATTAACCGGGGTAGTAATGGATAGTACAAACAGGGAACCCCTTATGGGGGCACATCTTATCCTGATTCACCAGTTTCAATCAATCCAGTATGCTCAGACTTCAAACATTGAAGGAAGTTTTAATTTCAAAAATATTAAAAGCGGCAATTACTGGCTGACCATCTCCTATATGGGATTTAATACATATAATCATCCTCTTATTGTATCCAATACCCCAGTAAATCTCGGGAATATTTACCTGTCCAAGGCGAATATAAACCTGGATGAAGTTCAAGTAACTGACGTTGTGCCTATGTCAGTACAAAAAGGTGATACTCTTCAATTTAACGCGAGGGCATTCAAGACGAATCCCGATGCATATGCTGAAGACCTCATTGGTAAAATGCCCGGGATGGTTGTCGAAAATGGGAGTGTAAAAGCCCAGGGTGAAGAAGTTAAAAAAGTACTGGTTGATGGGAAAAAATACTTTGATGAAGATCCGATGATAGCATTAAAGAATATTCCTGCTGAGGTAATTGATAAAATCGAAGTTTTTGATGAGCATAGTGAGCAAAACAAACTCACTGGATTTGATGATGGACAATCGGTCAGAGCTATCAATATTGTCACAGATCATTCGTTGAGGGTCAGTCAATTTGGTGAGGTTTACGCTGGATATGGATATCCTGGCAAATATTCAGCAGGTGGTAATGTGAATATTTTTAATAATGATAAAAGGATATCGGTTATTGGTTTGTCAAATAATATCAACCAACAGAATTTTTCAATGCAAGACCTGTTGGGAGTTATTACTAATGAGGGAGGTATGCCGGGCATGGGACCTGGAAGTGGAGTTGGGCCACCAGGCGGCGGTGATCAAGGTACGCCTCCGGGTGGCCCCGGCTTACCTGGAAACAACTTCATTGTCAGCCCACAAAGTGGTATCTCTAAAACACAGTCGATAGGTTTGAATTATTCCGACTCACTGGGGAGACATATTAATATCAGCACAAGTTATTTTTTCAATTATTCCGATAACCATTCAAACCAAAAGGTCAATCAGCAGTATTTTTTGTCGGATGGTGGAGATCATTATTACAAGGAACTGAATAATTCAGGTTCTCAAAACATGAACCACAGGCTTAACTTAAGGTTAGAGTATGTCATGGATACTTTGAATACCCTCATTTTTAGTCCAAGATTATATTTCCAGGGGAATAAATCATCTTCAGATATCGCTGGTCAGTCAATGAATGGCACCATCGTCGCCAGAAGTACAAAAAGTTACAATACCACCGATCTTACAGGTTATAATTTGTCAGGCGATCTCATGTATATGCACCGTTCTAAAAAGAAAGGCCGGACAGCTTCGATCAATATGAGGAGTGGATTAAACCAGAAAAAAGGAGATGACTCTCAGGAGTCATATGAATTCTATACTGATGGCAACATAGAATATATTGATTCACTGGAGCAACATGCCGATATCTATTCGGATGGTTCCACCATTTCATCACGATTGGTATTTACAGAACCCTTAAATAAGAATGGACTTTTACAATTTAATTATAGCAATTCATTCACAGGGAACTATTCTGACCAGCAAACTTTTATACCCGATACCCTTACCAGGCAATTTTCTCTGTTGGATACTGCTTTATCCAACAAATTTAAAAAGCAATATTCTTCTCATAGCGTAGGTACCGGTTATTTATACCGAAGTAAAAACTTGTTTGTCACTGCAGGATTTGATTATCAATATGCTTCATTGAGATCGGAGCAACAATTTCCTGAAAAGTACGGTTTGAAACAGTCATTTTATTCTATATTACCTCAGGCCAGGATGAATATCAATTTTACATCCTTTCAGCGATTACAATTAATATACAGGTCTTTGGCCTCCTCGCCCTCAATAAAACAATTGCAAAATGTTGTGAATGATGAAAATCCGCTACAGCTTTCCGTTGGTAATGAAAATCTCAAACAGGAAATTGATCATAATATTCTGTTGAGATTTACTTTAAAAAATATCACGGGTTCATCAATTCTGATGTTATTAGTTTCTGCTGATTTTACGCGTAATTATATAGGTAACAATACTTTAATAGCCAATAAAGATACTCTGATTGGTAAGGATTTTCGTTTAAAGAAGGGAACTATACTCATTCAACCGGTCAATATTGACGGATACCGTGATTTTCGTTTTTTTACAACATGTGGTATTCCATTAAAGAGCCTGAGGTGCAATCTGAATTTGCAAGCCTCATATGGTTTAACCAGAGAACCCGGAATAATCAATGGCGCAGAAAATTTTTCCAATAACCATTCATTTGCTGTGAATATCATGTTGAGCAGCAACATAAGCCAGAATCTTGATTTTTCCTTTTCCTCACGTTCCACTGTTAACAACACTGTGAATTCTATTCAGAAAGAACTTAATGAAAAGTACATTAAGCAAAATACAATGCTTCAGTTCTATTCTATGTGTTGGAAAGGCCTGGTCATTCAGGCACAACTGAGTCATGAGTTTTATCACGGACTTTCAGCCGGATATGACCAAAATTACTTCATATGCAATCTTAGTCTTGGGAAAAAGATTTTCAACAATCAAAGAGGAGAAATCCGACTCTCAGCAAATGATTTGTTCAACCAAAGTAAAAATTTACAAAGGGTTGTGACTGATGCTTATATAGAAGATATTGAAACAGAAATACTGCAACGATATTGTATGTTAACCTTTACCTATAATCTCAGGAATTATTTGGTCAAAAGCAAGGATTAA